In Candidatus Krumholzibacteriia bacterium, one DNA window encodes the following:
- a CDS encoding glucose-6-phosphate isomerase, whose product MSLLVSHSSEHLGRLHDDSARIVADPAVLEAARSIRERRGLGHDMLGWLDLPSRRDDLPRLTDTAARLREEIDTLVVIGIGGSYLGARAVLEATAWRRTDDPGPRVFFAGHHLEAHELGALLRALEGREVAVNVISKSGTTTEPAIAFRLLRKYLEDTYGPEKAARRIVATTDADRGALRTLAEQKDYTTFAVPDDVGGRFSVLSPVGLVPLAVAGCDVEALLDGAGAELVRCLEGDATDVPAVRYAALRHAAYLQGTAIEVLASFFPSLHQVSEWWKQLFGESEGKQGRGLFPASVDYTTDLHSMGQYLQDGRRLLLETFLDVADPPAGPVIPSDSDDLDGLEYLAGRGVAEVNREALPAVAEAHASGGVPSQVVTLPDLGESSLGSLLAFFEFSVAVSGRLLGVHPFDQPGVEAYKTNLFRRLGKPGFAD is encoded by the coding sequence GTGTCTCTTCTCGTCTCCCATTCCAGTGAACACCTCGGCCGCCTCCACGACGATTCTGCCCGGATCGTCGCCGATCCCGCCGTCCTGGAGGCCGCACGGAGCATCCGCGAGCGTCGTGGTCTCGGTCACGACATGCTCGGGTGGCTCGATCTGCCTTCTCGCCGCGACGACCTGCCACGCCTGACGGACACCGCGGCGCGTCTGCGCGAGGAGATCGACACGCTCGTCGTGATCGGCATCGGTGGCAGCTACCTCGGAGCGCGCGCCGTGCTCGAGGCCACGGCATGGCGCCGCACCGACGACCCCGGTCCGCGCGTGTTCTTCGCCGGCCACCATCTCGAGGCGCACGAACTCGGGGCCCTGCTGCGAGCACTCGAGGGCCGCGAGGTCGCGGTGAACGTCATCAGCAAGAGCGGGACGACCACCGAGCCGGCCATCGCCTTCCGGCTCCTGCGCAAGTACCTCGAAGACACCTACGGCCCGGAGAAGGCCGCACGCCGGATCGTGGCCACCACCGACGCCGATCGCGGAGCCCTGCGCACCCTGGCCGAGCAGAAGGACTACACGACCTTCGCCGTTCCCGACGACGTCGGCGGGCGCTTCTCGGTGCTGTCGCCGGTGGGGCTGGTGCCGCTCGCGGTGGCCGGATGTGACGTCGAGGCGTTGCTCGACGGCGCGGGAGCGGAGCTCGTCCGCTGCCTCGAGGGCGACGCCACCGACGTCCCGGCGGTGCGCTACGCCGCGCTGCGTCACGCGGCCTACCTGCAGGGCACGGCGATCGAGGTCCTGGCGTCGTTCTTCCCCTCGCTCCACCAGGTGTCCGAGTGGTGGAAGCAGCTGTTCGGCGAGAGCGAGGGCAAGCAGGGCCGGGGTCTCTTCCCCGCGTCGGTCGACTACACCACCGACCTCCATTCCATGGGCCAGTACCTGCAGGACGGTCGACGTCTGTTGCTCGAGACCTTCCTCGACGTGGCCGATCCGCCCGCGGGCCCGGTGATCCCCAGCGACAGCGACGACCTCGACGGTCTGGAGTACCTGGCGGGTCGCGGTGTGGCCGAGGTGAATCGTGAGGCACTGCCCGCGGTGGCCGAAGCGCACGCGAGCGGCGGCGTGCCCTCGCAGGTGGTGACGCTTCCCGACCTCGGGGAGTCGAGCCTCGGAAGCCTGCTGGCCTTCTTCGAGTTCTCGGTCGCGGTGAGCGGGCGTCTGCTCGGTGTGCACCCCTTCGACCAGCCCGGCGTGGAAGCCTACAAGACGAACCTCTTCCGCCGCCTGGGCAAGCCCGGTTTCGCGGACTGA